AGTTCTTGTGTTCAGTAATATAATAACACTCACTCTAGTTTCTTCAGTTTACAGTGTGGATCCTCCAGTAGAGcagaaagcagcttcactcctgagtcTCCTGGTGTATTATAGCTCAGATTCAGTTctgtcaggtgtgaggggtttgatctcagagctgaactcAGAGCAGCAAAGCCTTTCTCTGTAATATAACAGAAGGAAAGactgcagagaaaacacagaaaaaataaagatgagttAAGTTCATTCACCGTTtatcacagacccatgaatgaggtgtcaaatcaaccggctcattgaggagaagAGTGCTGTATCTTTTCTAAGCAATCAgacctacgatgttcacacagcggacgaaaaagcaggcagaaaaatcccatagacttaaaaTGGCGGAATGTtcatgaatttgaatctcaactgtcactttctttctctctctctcactcactcactcactcacacacacacacacacacacacacacacacacacacacacacacacacacacacacacacacacacacacacacacacacactcactcactcactctcgcaaacacacacacacacactctctctctcacacgcaagcacacactctctcacacacacacacacacacacggcgtGATGGCGTGAGATAAGAAGCACAACACTTTTGTTGCCCTCTTCTCGTGTgtgaagctgtgtgagaagatACGTGACGTCTGCAGTAACTTTTGCTGTGATTTCGTGAAATGTCTTAAATGCtataaattactgttttttttcttttgttttgagtaaaaagaaagaaaaaacctgTATGTTATAACATTTTAGCACCTCCAAATCCATGAATATTTCTTAATCTTAGTTATTGTAGGAGCCATGCTTACTATCTAATTTCATTTTTCtatatgttcatttaaatactaGTTTGCTGCtttattgttaatgttgtttatttctctgAGTGTGTGTCCTCTGTGGGTGTGAAGGGAAGATGTTTAAAAGGATATGCCCCCCCTGACAGGAGAGGGGTGCTGGTGCGAGAGCATACAGTCTTTCGACCGTGCGCACGCAGCTAAGATGGCACGGTGCAACAAGCCTGCAATTAGCATTtaagttatttgtttgttttatgttgcaATTCAAGCTAATTTTGGTTTAATAAACTTCAGTTATTGTTTCAACAAGTCTTTCTGGATCTATTCATGCTACTTTGCACGCGTCGGATTATTGCATCAACACCTCCCACAGCGGCCAAGAAACAAGGGACAAAACTGGAAAGTTGAAGCTTGTTTTAACACTACAGTCATAATATTTTGACTAAAATATGACGAGtaaatttacactgcaatatATTAGCTAATTAATAAACtgacaatattatttattagaaGTATAATAACTAGTAAAACAACAACCAGGAACAACCAGTTCACGGCTCTCTTGTAAGCAGCATATATTGCTAAGAGAAGGCAGTATAATACAAATGTGTTTAtagagattgtgtttatagaaaaaggtgaattgtttcatgaattctGTTAGTattcgagaaaaactgtaagacagcttattagaaaacaaaaacatttggaaaAATTTGGGACAAGATTCACAGATTTCAATGTACACtgattatataaaactatacGGTCAGTACATCAGAGTTAAATTAAAGTGTtctatgcatttatttctgttcaaaagtatggaaattgatttttataacTAAGCTTCAAATAGTCCTATTCTGTATCCTGTGGCTCTCTCTAGTGGACAACATTAATATCACAGCTTTTAGCCTCAGGTTGTTATCACACAGgctttgataataaaataaactgcataAATAACTACCTATGAGTGTTTTTTCACTGTTTATAATTCACTTACCAAGAAATATCACCTAAAAATCAAAAGCAAATCATGAAGCCCTATTCAGCGActaacatgcagcttttctccAAATATATTCTGTTCATTTTCATCAAATGTTATCATCTATTATCTATGTTCATGTGTTGATATCTACTGAAGTCTTATGATCACAGTCGTAGGGAGACAGATTAATAAAAtagacagataaatacatttactttaagtaaaataacatattataatacattaaaactgttcttatgaatattcatgagatgatacagcatattataaagttatttataatgcattacgcattcattataataccttaagaatacctttataatgtataataaagacgggcttcatagaaagtgttaccaaaaatcctttctttgctACGTCAAAATCTAACGAGTCAAATCTTACGTCTGACGCCTGAATACTATGAgattattcacacacacacacacacacacacacacacacactctctctcacacacacacacacacacacacacacacacacacacacacacacacacacacacacacacacacacacacacacacacacacacactcacacacacacacacacacacacacacacacacacacacacacacacacacacacacacacacacacacacacacacactctcacacacacacacacacacacacacacacacacacactcacacacacacacacacactcacacacacacacacacacacacacacacacacacacacacacacacacacacacacacacacacacacacacacacacactctcacacacacacacacacacacacacacacacacacactctcacacacacacacacacgtttgtttttgtgaattgtgtgGACAtcaggcataatggtttttatactgtacaaactgtattttctatcgtcctacacctaaacctacccctgataataaatcagcttattagagtgatttctgaaggatcatgtgacactgaagaatggagtaatgatgctgaaaattcagctttgatcacagcaataaattatattataaaatataggtattaaaataggaaaccaatattagatattgcaataatatttcacaataatgtattttttaaataaacacaaccTTGATGAGCaagagactccattaaaaaTCAAGGTCAgttatttattagatttataatataggccaaacataatataatatcaaaacaaactaaaatagcCTCAACATTGTTTACATGTCCTTTTCACCCAAGCAGCTTCTTATCAAATGCAAGTGaacttttgaaacatttaaattagcctatttttatattttaattattttacagcattattaaatatagcattatttattatgccaaaaatcattttaatgttttaaaagtttaCTTGCATTTGATAATATGATGACATGCATCCCACAAGCtgttaaatgtaacattcatacacattataatatattattgatattattcgactgtctttcattttataaataaaaatgcaattacaactagataaaaaagtttgtcaagagAAACTTAAGGTTGActtgagaaagcctagcctgaaAGTTTAAAGCAGTTGTAAAAGCCTGAAGTTTGAACATTTAGATAGATGTTgataacatgtttctagcatgattgaCATGTTTTTAGCACAATTAAcctgttactagcatgttgccagcatgattagcaagtgactagcatgtggctagcatgtttctagcattattatcatgttactagcatgttgctagcatgtttatagcatgattagcatattactagcatgttgttagcatgattaacatctgactagcatgttgctaacatgtttctagcgTGATTAGCATGTGACTAGCATgtcactagcatgtttctagcattattaacatgtgactagcatgttactagcatgattagcaatgCTACTAGCATGATGCTAGCAATATttgcaagttactagcatgtcgtTAGCATGGCCTCATGGCGTCTCTGAGAGAGGAATACTGCAGGACACCACAGGCTCCACGAGAACACAGCACTGTCTGTCTTCACTACACCTGCTGCTCTCTCCAGATCCCTCCAGAGGACCAACAACATCAGGCTGCTGGCGTGTGTCTAGCACAGCACTCACCATTTAACACACTAACAACACATTAGTGTGATACCCAGACTGAAGACTGttcagtgtttttaaatgtgtcagatggtatatttttcttttggtaGTATATGTTTGGTACatctacatacagtatatatattaaatgttgaaatgttgtgttttgagTTAGGTATTAACAGTGCTATGACATAATATTATGATTTAGTGctgtataaatgaaaataaaactgaattgaattaaccatAAATGCAGATGATGCACCTGCGCAGAACACCACAGACCCAGCGGACAACTTGTCTGTATGCCGTCAATATTGATTATTATACCAACGGCATCAAAAAGTGTGACTTACTGGTAGTCGTGACCTAAATATAGGCAACTTGTAattgagaaacaaaattattccgattgtttaaatattcaaatctttaattcttctctctttttttaatacactgaatggtgatacacaatatatatctcctttttgtttttagtagACATCCAAGCAAAAGAGAATGACTCCGTGTCACAATTAGAGtaattaaagtaaaacattgtcaaaaaAGCTTTTCTTATGCTAATGTTTTCTCTTATTTGGCAGATGCTGTGATAACTGTTTAAAAACTAGCCCTCGTTGCACTTTTGAAGTGCTGTTGTTTCAGCCGAACTACTCAGTGGTGTTTGCCTTGATCTATCGCCCGCCAAACAAAGATGTTCTCAATGAGTTTGCTGAGTTTCTGGGGGATATTGTTACTAGCCGTGACAAAATCATAATCCTGGGAGATGTTAATATCCATGTATGCTGTGACTCTAAACCACTCTCAAAAGAGTTTCGAAGTCTCATTGACTCATTTGATTTTGATCAGTGGGTGTCTGGCCCCACTCATATTCAGGGTCATACTCTGGATTTAATTTTATCACGTGGTTTGCCTGTATTGGACATTAACATCTTAGACTCAGGCATGTCAGATCATTTGCCAATCTTATTTTCTGTACCTTCTACTGGAACTACACATAAGCATCAACCTCGTGCACGGCTGACTCGTGTCTTTTCCGGTTGCTCTAGCAaggattttacagttttatattCTGAATTACGTGCTAACCAGGACATGGACTCATGTTTAAGCAATCTAGATGCTGTTGAACATTCAAACTGTTTTAATTCTACCTGTTCTAATATTTTAGATGTTGTTGCTCCCCTTAAGAAGAAAAAGCATAAGCACGTCTCTAAGCCCTGGTTAGATGACACACTCGTTCACTCAGACAGACCTGTAGAAGGCTGAACGTAAGTGGAACAAAGATAGATTACAAGTTTCTTATGAAATCCTCAAGGACTCCTCTCGGCATTTCAGCGAGCTGCTAATGCTGCTAAGCGTAAATATTTCTCTGAGTTAATTTTATGTAACAGTACTAGGCCCAAAGCCTTATTTTCAATGATTGATTCTGTTCTTAATCCCACTATTAATCATTTTCCGGAGGTATCTGATTCGCTTTGTGAGGATTTTGCGAGATCTTTTAATGATAAGGTTGTACAAATTAAATCTCTACTGACTTTGTCAGCCTATACTTCACTTGATGTTCCTCTCTGCtcttgtattgtattgtataaccAGCTTCCCGGCAGCAACAGAGCTGAACTTGAGGAACGCAGCTGGGAAGCAttttaaacaagaaataaaaccaATAATTAATAACTTCCTTTAAGTTCACTGttggttgttttatttgttaaaataagtAAACCAACAAAAGGgttaatctttttttatgttgtcatttatccagaatgttttaatgttaagtGTGATAACatgctctttttcttttaaatatcataaattatttaaaatagagacattaaaaatgtttatttttcttaataaaagctgtatatttcatttgtttggatGGATTGCCATTTTGTTGTCTATTAGATGTATATCTGAAGGCATTCATTAGCTGTCTATTTGATGTCTAGTCTATTCTTGGGATATTATTAGACGTCTATTAAATGTTCACTGACAGCCCAAATTCAGTCTTGTTTTAGTCTAGACGTCAGATCTGTGATTGAACGGCTATTAGACATCTTTTAAACGCAAAATAGCTTGCTGGTACCCCTCATATAACCGTCCGTCGCACACATCCGTCATGTCTGTAGTTTTTTAATACTTATTAtccgtgtttgtagttctgaacTAAATACTTTGTTaaagcgcaatggattgtgggcaatattagccgttagaggtgcacggatccacacttcaGAAATCTgcctgaaatagtagaccatccggggatGCGATCGCTTGCTGGGTATTTTCAGAAAACGTGAACATGTGAATTATTATCTAGTTATCTAAACATCGCTATGAACAGTGTGCACAATACAgctgtgtgtgactgtaaatgtctcTGAGTTTTGTTATCGTTCTGTGTCCATCCTCCTctatttccagcacttaatcaagccactcttctttaatacatgAGGACGTGACGCTGGCTCTCGATTTGAGCTGTTTATTCAGCAAACATTGAAGTATTCGGTTTCTACAGCGACTcattctctttctatgaaacctgtaaacCGCATTCACCGCTTCTGACTCTACAGCGGCAGCAGCTCTATAGCGGTTTGACCGAGCATTGCAGCTCTTTCACTTTTTCTAGAATTCAATCAAATTACTTTCCCAATTCATTATTTCTTCTGCgcggccacacacacacacacacacacacacacacacacacacgcactcatgcactcacacgcgcacacacacacacacacacctcaactTTGCACAGTTTGGATGAATCTCTCTTATCAAACACACTTGATTCAACACTTCAGGTCATTAGTAGAGCGCTCTGTGATGTTAGCCGAGTGTCAAATAAGAAAGACCTCAAAATATACAGAAACAGTGTAGAGAAACACAGGCCTACTGTACACAATAAagtcaataaaacaaagacaGTGTAAAATACTCACTCAGCCTTTCTAGATGCTTTGATCACTGGCAGCAGCCTCAGGAGACACTCTTCTGATCGATCATATTTACTCAGATTAAACTCATCCAGCTCTTCTTCTGAGTTCAGCAGCACAAACACCAGAGCCGACCACTGAGCAGCAGACAGAGAGACTCCAGAGAGACGACAGATATCTGTTCCTCTCAGGTATGTTTGTACCTGCTGCTCCAGTGAACGATCAttcagttcattcagacagtggaacagattgatggatttCTCTGGAGAGCGATTCTCTCTGATCTTCTGTTTGATGTATTCAGCTGTTTCCTGATTGATCTGAGAGCTGCTTACTGTCTTTCTCAGGAGGCCTTGTAAGAGAGTCTGATTAGACTCTAGTGAGAGACCTAGAAGGAACCGGAGGAAAAGGTCCCAGTGTCGGTTCTCACTCTGTAAGGCCTTGTCCACTTCTCTCTTCAGTAAACTGGTCATTGGTGACCTGAACTCATTCTTCAGTCCTGTGTTTTGTTCAGAAAAGGACAGCAGCTTGAATAAAGCAGCAAGAAACTCCTGAATACTCAGATGAACAAAGCTGTACACCTTCCCCAGCTGCAGTCCAGACTCCTCTCTGAAGATCTGGGTACAAACTCCTGAGTACACGGACACTTCTCTGACATCAATGCCGCTCTCTTTCAGGTCCTCCTCATAGAAGATCAGGTTCCCTGTTTCCAGCTGTTCAAAAGCCAGTTTTCCTAGAGACAGAATAGTCTTTCTAGCCTGATCAGAGTCGATGTCATATTTCCCATCATACTTCTGTGTCTTCAGTTTGGTCTGAAAGATCAGGAAGTGTGTGAACATCTGTGTGAGAGTCTTGGGGATCTCTGCACGCTCTGCTTTACCCATCATCCTCTCCAGAACAGCGGCTGAAATCCAGCAGAAGACTGGGATGTGACACATGATGAACAGACTTCTTGATGATCGGATGTGTGTGACGATCCTATCAGCCAGACTCGGATCATTTattctcttcctgaaatatTCCTCCTTCTGAGGGTCGTTGAATCCTCGTACCTCTGTGACCTGGTGGACACACTCAGGagggatctgattggctgctgctggtcGAGAGGTGATCCAGAGGAGAGCAGAAGGAAGTAGGTTTCCCTCGATGAGGTTGGTCAGCAGCACATCCACTGAGGCTGATTCTGTTACATCAGACAAGCTACGATTGTTTTGGAAATCTAGACGTAGTCGACactcatccagaccatcaaatATGAACATGACTTTGTACTTGTCATAAACTGCTGAATTAAATTCTTTGGTTTCTGTGTGAAGGTGGTTCAGAAGATCCACAAGACTGAGATTTTTCTGTATCAGGTTCAGCTCCCTGAAAGGAAGtggaaatatgaaatgaacGTCCTGATTGGCTTTTCCTTCGGCCCAGTCCAGgatgaacttctgcacagagactgtttttccaatTCCAGCGACTCCTTTAGTCAGCACAGTTCTGATGGGTTTGTCTTGTCCAGGTGAGGGTTTAAATATGTCGTTGCAGTTGATTGGTGTCTCCTGTGTCTCTGGTCTCCTGGACACTGTCTCAATCTGTCTCACCTCATGTTCATTATTGACCTCTCCACTGCCTCCCTCTGTGATGTACAGCTCTGTGTAGATCTCATTCAGATGTGTTGAGTCTCCATGATTGGACATTCCTTCACTGATTCTCTGATATTTATCCTGTAGTCTGGATCTGAGTTTTTGTTGATACACAGGCATCAGTTCTGAGCAAAGAAATTAATTGTTGTTATTGGCAGAGCAATATTTTAGAAACTGGTTTTTAGGTTTGATATGTTATATATTAGATTGTGTCGTGAGATTCAGGAACATTAGTGACTGAAGACAGAAGattcataataaaaacacaggcTATAATCTGCTGATCAGAGCTCTTACTGGTCTGTAGTGTGTTAGCGAGGTCTGTCTGGTTCATCTTCCTCAGGATCAACAGTGTGATCTTCAGAAGCCCCTCTCTGACTCTGTTATGACCCTCGTCATCATGATGGTCTCTTTCAGAGCATTCTGGGTAATCTGGACTCAGTAGTTTCTTAAAGCTTTTCAGCTCACTCTTCATCACAGAgatgattttgtgctcaagCTCCTGAAATCATAGTgaatattcaaacaataaaccTCCATTCAGTCACAGAGAAAGTGAACCAAAGGATCAACACACAAGAGTCAAGCCTGAATTTCTTTTTTGTAGTTTAGTCAAAGGCATGAATAAACATCACTGAATTATATCACATCTGTTAATAACTTCCACTGTTTGCTCAAACATCAGCGTCTACAGATACTGAGGTTAAAAGAGGGAGTTTGACTGGATTGGCTGTTTGCTAGATTGATGTTCATCTTTGTGCAGCAGTCAGGTTACATATGGATTCAGCTTCTCTACTTTAGTGATCATTGATCTGCTTTATACTGGCCTACAAATTATCTGACGTGTAGGAAAGTAAACGCGACTATTACAGAGAGGATTTCACAGATTTCACTATTTCTTAATACTTTTACCCAGAGGCTTATGTCGggatggacacacacacacgcacgcacgcgcacgcacgcacgcacgcacgcacacacacacacgcgcacacacacgcacgcacacacacacacacacgcgcacacactctctcgcacacacacacacacacacacacaaaaccaacCTTGAAAATGGAGTCTAAGTTCTTCTTTGCTGAATGTGATTCTGGTCCTTCATGTTTTTTACTGTAGTTAaacaaatattgaatatttatgtaaatatgtattactgtatttaatacacatcagtaaatgaatgaatatcttatatatatttcttatactGTAAACTAAACAACACCTCAGATCAGCAGATGAGTCTCCCGAGCTGAAATGCATTGGACGATCCATTGACGCGTCACTCTTCATGGACACACAGCTGGGTTCAGGAGATTCATTCTCACACAGACTGAaacacaacaataataaaaactgtttcTGAAAATCTCACACTGCTCCGACAGAAACACCTTTACTGTCTCAACCTCCCTTTAATGTTCATCTTTCACTT
The sequence above is a segment of the Onychostoma macrolepis isolate SWU-2019 chromosome 22, ASM1243209v1, whole genome shotgun sequence genome. Coding sequences within it:
- the LOC131529979 gene encoding NACHT, LRR and PYD domains-containing protein 12-like isoform X1 codes for the protein MFLTYSQIIIAFFASHITKENNCMDTADIFHSYPEGGASDEELDRESETITAGSVSSDEEVNYIKREKHDETMASRMNLSEEHHTQIKTVKSQIQGDESGLAEHIDVSVRKHPSDLCREEDSSVESSLCENESPEPSCVSMKSDASMDRPMHFSSGDSSADLSKKHEGPESHSAKKNLDSIFKELEHKIISVMKSELKSFKKLLSPDYPECSERDHHDDEGHNRVREGLLKITLLILRKMNQTDLANTLQTKLMPVYQQKLRSRLQDKYQRISEGMSNHGDSTHLNEIYTELYITEGGSGEVNNEHEVRQIETVSRRPETQETPINCNDIFKPSPGQDKPIRTVLTKGVAGIGKTVSVQKFILDWAEGKANQDVHFIFPLPFRELNLIQKNLSLVDLLNHLHTETKEFNSAVYDKYKVMFIFDGLDECRLRLDFQNNRSLSDVTESASVDVLLTNLIEGNLLPSALLWITSRPAAANQIPPECVHQVTEVRGFNDPQKEEYFRKRINDPSLADRIVTHIRSSRSLFIMCHIPVFCWISAAVLERMMGKAERAEIPKTLTQMFTHFLIFQTKLKTQKYDGKYDIDSDQARKTILSLGKLAFEQLETGNLIFYEEDLKESGIDVREVSVYSGVCTQIFREESGLQLGKVYSFVHLSIQEFLAALFKLLSFSEQNTGLKNEFRSPMTSLLKREVDKALQSENRHWDLFLRFLLGLSLESNQTLLQGLLRKTVSSSQINQETAEYIKQKIRENRSPEKSINLFHCLNELNDRSLEQQVQTYLRGTDICRLSGVSLSAAQWSALVFVLLNSEEELDEFNLSKYDRSEECLLRLLPVIKASRKADLSFCYITEKGFAALSSALRSNPSHLTELNLSYNTPGDSGVKLLSALLEDPHCKLKKLELINCSIGEEGCAALISALRSNSSHLTELDLSGNTPGDSGVKLLSALLEDPRCKLKKLHI
- the LOC131529979 gene encoding NACHT, LRR and PYD domains-containing protein 12-like isoform X2 — encoded protein: MASRMNLSEEHHTQIKTVKSQIQGDESGLAEHIDVSVRKHPSDLCREEDSSVESSLCENESPEPSCVSMKSDASMDRPMHFSSGDSSADLSKKHEGPESHSAKKNLDSIFKELEHKIISVMKSELKSFKKLLSPDYPECSERDHHDDEGHNRVREGLLKITLLILRKMNQTDLANTLQTKLMPVYQQKLRSRLQDKYQRISEGMSNHGDSTHLNEIYTELYITEGGSGEVNNEHEVRQIETVSRRPETQETPINCNDIFKPSPGQDKPIRTVLTKGVAGIGKTVSVQKFILDWAEGKANQDVHFIFPLPFRELNLIQKNLSLVDLLNHLHTETKEFNSAVYDKYKVMFIFDGLDECRLRLDFQNNRSLSDVTESASVDVLLTNLIEGNLLPSALLWITSRPAAANQIPPECVHQVTEVRGFNDPQKEEYFRKRINDPSLADRIVTHIRSSRSLFIMCHIPVFCWISAAVLERMMGKAERAEIPKTLTQMFTHFLIFQTKLKTQKYDGKYDIDSDQARKTILSLGKLAFEQLETGNLIFYEEDLKESGIDVREVSVYSGVCTQIFREESGLQLGKVYSFVHLSIQEFLAALFKLLSFSEQNTGLKNEFRSPMTSLLKREVDKALQSENRHWDLFLRFLLGLSLESNQTLLQGLLRKTVSSSQINQETAEYIKQKIRENRSPEKSINLFHCLNELNDRSLEQQVQTYLRGTDICRLSGVSLSAAQWSALVFVLLNSEEELDEFNLSKYDRSEECLLRLLPVIKASRKADLSFCYITEKGFAALSSALRSNPSHLTELNLSYNTPGDSGVKLLSALLEDPHCKLKKLELINCSIGEEGCAALISALRSNSSHLTELDLSGNTPGDSGVKLLSALLEDPRCKLKKLHI